One region of Endozoicomonas sp. Mp262 genomic DNA includes:
- a CDS encoding helix-turn-helix domain-containing protein — protein MAYSPHLSDSDIVFYGKLTGYTVKYGYCDAGNEYLADKFSISIPTVTRRIARLEKHGFITVEFIKTQEGTERKIWLNCAVNAPKPKPASKPKKQPAKKAPKPLSNLEIYPDQLNVEAWHNWLEYRRDELRFSFKTAKSETTAINKLIKDSNGDWQLQADMIEASIANGYKGIFKPKQQRPTGQATTHMSLAGQATQQACSNILDEMFGGQA, from the coding sequence GTGGCATACAGCCCACATTTAAGCGACTCGGATATTGTCTTTTACGGCAAGCTGACCGGGTACACGGTCAAGTATGGCTACTGCGATGCAGGCAATGAATACCTGGCCGACAAGTTCAGCATCTCCATTCCAACGGTTACGCGGCGTATAGCTCGGCTGGAAAAGCATGGCTTCATAACTGTTGAGTTTATTAAAACTCAAGAGGGTACAGAGCGTAAAATCTGGCTTAACTGTGCAGTTAACGCACCCAAGCCAAAGCCAGCCTCAAAACCCAAAAAGCAGCCGGCCAAAAAAGCCCCCAAACCCCTGTCGAACCTAGAAATCTACCCGGATCAGCTAAATGTTGAAGCGTGGCATAACTGGCTGGAATACAGACGGGACGAGCTACGGTTCAGCTTCAAAACCGCAAAGTCTGAAACAACGGCTATCAATAAGCTGATTAAAGACTCTAACGGTGACTGGCAGCTACAGGCCGACATGATCGAGGCCAGTATAGCTAATGGGTATAAGGGGATTTTCAAGCCAAAACAGCAGCGGCCAACCGGGCAGGCGACAACTCACATGTCTTTAGCTGGGCAGGCAACTCAGCAGGCTTGCAGCAATATTCTCGATGAAATGTTTGGGGGGCAGGCATGA
- a CDS encoding LexA family transcriptional regulator: MPKVIDKINILCQYDYDKWHKIINNLHHKTISKREGMFTAIGAYKVDWVDRTLALMAQKQLTQLDLADAIGYSQSGLNRILTRQRKGRVDIITRISKALGTSSENLLHGIDREDAPSQQMSVPVLTNAESMLAWGNNAESVDRNTIQWLGCPIDSAGSRSFAYKVVSDDMTAPYMTGCYVFVDPGLELKQGADALFRMPNGHIAFRQYQVVAGQVILKPRNPSYPSITADESEISYLGSAIGALIVN, encoded by the coding sequence ATGCCAAAAGTCATAGATAAGATCAATATTTTATGTCAATATGACTATGACAAATGGCATAAAATAATTAATAATTTGCACCATAAGACCATAAGTAAGAGGGAAGGCATGTTTACAGCAATAGGAGCTTATAAAGTGGATTGGGTAGACAGGACTCTGGCGCTAATGGCGCAAAAGCAGTTAACTCAGCTCGATCTGGCTGATGCTATCGGTTACAGCCAGTCTGGTCTTAATCGCATCCTCACGCGTCAACGAAAAGGCAGGGTCGATATCATCACCAGAATCTCTAAGGCTCTGGGTACTAGCTCTGAGAACCTACTGCATGGCATAGACCGCGAGGATGCCCCATCTCAACAGATGAGCGTTCCAGTGCTCACCAATGCTGAATCAATGCTAGCCTGGGGAAACAATGCCGAATCTGTAGACCGTAATACTATCCAGTGGCTAGGCTGCCCGATTGATAGCGCCGGTAGCAGATCATTCGCCTATAAAGTTGTATCTGATGATATGACAGCGCCTTATATGACTGGCTGCTATGTGTTTGTTGATCCCGGCCTAGAGCTAAAGCAGGGTGCAGACGCGCTGTTTCGTATGCCGAACGGTCATATAGCGTTTAGGCAGTACCAAGTGGTAGCTGGACAGGTAATACTTAAACCGCGCAACCCGTCATACCCGTCAATTACTGCCGATGAGTCTGAGATTTCATACCTTGGCTCCGCTATTGGTGCTCTGATCGTCAACTAA
- a CDS encoding site-specific integrase, translating to MARQLTTPRGVRLKGTGVQINFSWLGKTRFVTVPGLPQTAKGVKQAAALREIIKREMELGQFRWSNHFPEHKLAKAETPAPSGLTVKCLLERWLKKQEGILSPRYYRNSTYRVNSILMPKFGHIPISMLTPGHVRDWADELDIARKTIANYLAPLRSAIREAIRDRLINKNPLDGLVLPKEKVEITKRVEDRRDDVNPYTRGEVDRVLSGCEHLSEKNLFQFAVWSGVRPGELIALEWQHVDLKKGMARICQAVSDRTMSDIKTKAKGRREIMLLPDALAALRQQRAVSRLLPHGRVFVNRERQPFADYNAVYWCWHYACKRVGVTNRGIGQTRHTFASWMLEAGESEMWVSKMLGHTTVEMVRKHYQKFVKDDSVTGYTPKNDWSLKSTKQG from the coding sequence GTGGCTAGACAACTCACCACCCCACGCGGCGTGAGATTGAAGGGGACGGGAGTACAAATAAATTTCTCGTGGCTGGGAAAAACTCGATTTGTCACCGTCCCCGGACTACCGCAAACCGCGAAAGGGGTTAAGCAAGCAGCAGCGCTGAGAGAGATTATAAAGCGCGAAATGGAGTTAGGCCAGTTTCGCTGGTCTAATCATTTTCCTGAACATAAATTAGCAAAAGCTGAGACTCCCGCACCATCCGGCCTGACTGTTAAATGCCTGCTTGAGCGCTGGCTAAAAAAACAGGAGGGCATTTTATCCCCGCGTTACTACCGCAACTCAACCTACCGCGTTAACTCAATTCTTATGCCTAAATTCGGCCATATTCCTATATCCATGCTAACACCCGGTCATGTGAGAGACTGGGCAGACGAGCTTGATATAGCCCGAAAAACGATAGCAAACTATCTGGCTCCGCTAAGGTCTGCCATTCGTGAAGCTATACGAGACAGGCTTATCAACAAAAACCCTCTCGATGGGCTTGTGCTGCCGAAAGAAAAGGTTGAGATAACAAAACGGGTCGAGGATCGCCGGGATGATGTGAACCCATACACCCGAGGAGAGGTGGATCGGGTTTTATCAGGATGCGAACATTTGTCGGAGAAAAACCTGTTTCAGTTTGCTGTCTGGTCAGGCGTTCGCCCTGGCGAGCTAATAGCGCTCGAATGGCAGCATGTGGACTTAAAAAAAGGAATGGCAAGAATATGTCAGGCCGTCTCCGACAGAACCATGAGCGACATCAAGACGAAAGCAAAGGGTCGTCGTGAAATCATGCTGTTACCCGATGCTCTGGCAGCTCTGAGACAACAGAGAGCTGTTAGCCGGCTATTACCGCATGGCAGGGTGTTTGTTAATCGCGAGAGGCAGCCCTTTGCAGACTATAACGCTGTTTACTGGTGCTGGCATTATGCTTGCAAGAGAGTCGGAGTTACTAATAGAGGAATCGGTCAGACTCGACACACGTTTGCGAGCTGGATGCTTGAGGCTGGCGAGTCTGAAATGTGGGTTTCGAAAATGCTGGGTCACACAACTGTCGAGATGGTCAGAAAGCATTACCAAAAATTTGTTAAAGATGACTCGGTTACAGGGTACACCCCGAAAAATGATTGGAGTCTCAAAAGTACAAAACAGGGGTAA
- a CDS encoding ERF family protein encodes MDMSSETNKIFPAFVKMQAALGNAAKDKQGHGYNYADLSMCIGAAKQPLADNGLAVSQMIGQSEHGTTLITMLMHESGQHFRSEFVMERASLMGGAGKNPAQVMGSSITYMRRYAYTAILGMTQADDDGAMVGFDNQQQRPAARQPAPAQVEERAINPQEYKALQGALMVAGMDEKEFCHKFAITNIGQLPISKLEGSLKRLKQMANEQAAWQDHPLSKLNGLQS; translated from the coding sequence ATGGATATGTCCTCAGAGACAAACAAGATTTTCCCCGCATTCGTCAAAATGCAGGCCGCACTCGGCAATGCAGCAAAAGACAAGCAGGGTCACGGCTACAACTACGCTGATCTGTCAATGTGCATTGGTGCAGCAAAGCAGCCTCTTGCAGATAACGGGCTGGCAGTGTCGCAGATGATCGGGCAATCAGAACACGGCACCACGCTGATAACAATGCTCATGCATGAGTCTGGGCAGCATTTCCGGTCTGAGTTTGTCATGGAGCGCGCCTCGCTCATGGGAGGAGCCGGTAAAAACCCAGCTCAGGTCATGGGCAGCTCAATAACCTACATGCGCCGGTATGCATACACAGCAATACTGGGCATGACTCAGGCCGACGACGATGGAGCTATGGTCGGCTTTGATAATCAGCAGCAAAGACCAGCAGCAAGGCAGCCCGCGCCAGCGCAAGTAGAGGAAAGAGCTATCAACCCGCAGGAGTACAAAGCTTTGCAGGGAGCCTTGATGGTTGCCGGTATGGATGAAAAAGAGTTTTGCCACAAATTCGCAATAACCAATATAGGCCAGCTACCAATCAGCAAGCTTGAAGGATCGTTGAAGAGGTTGAAACAGATGGCAAATGAACAGGCAGCATGGCAGGATCACCCGTTAAGCAAATTAAATGGTTTGCAATCGTAG
- the greB gene encoding transcription elongation factor GreB has protein sequence MKSPLITLEGKQSLEEELHYLWRTKRPQVTQAVSEAAALGDRSENAEYKEAKRELRSIDRRVRYLRKRLDAIKVVEYSPEQEGKVFFGAWIELESDTGKVYYFRIVGTDEIDVKKGYITIDSPMARALIGKQVDDEVIVKAPSGDKYWLINKIQYQPFSIEKQYEK, from the coding sequence ATGAAATCACCACTAATAACACTGGAAGGAAAACAGTCGCTGGAAGAAGAGCTGCATTACCTTTGGAGAACCAAACGTCCACAGGTTACTCAGGCTGTTTCAGAAGCAGCAGCTCTTGGTGACCGGAGTGAAAATGCTGAATACAAAGAAGCTAAGAGAGAGCTACGAAGCATTGACCGCCGTGTTCGTTATCTGCGCAAACGTCTGGACGCTATAAAAGTAGTAGAATACTCACCGGAACAGGAAGGAAAGGTATTTTTTGGTGCCTGGATTGAGCTTGAGTCTGACACAGGTAAGGTTTACTATTTTCGAATTGTAGGAACAGATGAGATTGATGTAAAAAAAGGTTATATCACCATTGATTCTCCAATGGCCAGAGCATTAATTGGAAAACAAGTTGATGACGAGGTTATAGTGAAAGCGCCCTCTGGAGATAAATATTGGCTCATTAACAAAATACAATACCAACCTTTCTCCATTGAGAAACAATACGAGAAATAG
- a CDS encoding MarR family winged helix-turn-helix transcriptional regulator: MTLKGLIKLTQLMQEYPLTVIQWQILLVVAENPGETITDLVNADKLQCGTPSDIAVSVKRLGEGRHDRPGLGLIKKAQHEDDGRYFKLTLSAKGKKLVEKIKQKSRYLK, from the coding sequence ATGACTCTAAAAGGTCTTATAAAATTAACCCAGTTAATGCAAGAGTACCCACTAACAGTAATACAGTGGCAGATTTTGCTCGTTGTCGCTGAAAATCCGGGAGAAACAATAACAGATCTTGTTAATGCTGATAAGTTGCAGTGTGGAACTCCCAGTGATATTGCCGTCAGCGTTAAGCGTTTAGGGGAAGGTCGACATGATCGACCAGGACTTGGTCTTATTAAAAAAGCACAACATGAAGATGATGGTCGTTATTTCAAGTTGACGCTCTCAGCTAAAGGGAAAAAGCTTGTAGAAAAAATAAAGCAGAAATCACGATACCTGAAATGA
- a CDS encoding recombination protein NinB has translation MDSQKIVIATEAARRELIKVVNQVHLKKPVEFSYRPFKPKRSLSANALYWKWLSIIERKMTGKCTKEGYHLAFKHLFLGYEDVPDIGIEIPAQLKSTTKLNKTEFCEYMTRIDAWAVDAGIRLPRPEDSVYDEYLRGRI, from the coding sequence ATGGACTCACAGAAAATAGTCATAGCTACAGAGGCGGCAAGACGGGAACTGATAAAGGTCGTCAATCAGGTTCACTTAAAAAAGCCGGTAGAGTTTAGCTATCGGCCTTTTAAGCCTAAACGGTCTTTATCAGCCAATGCGCTTTATTGGAAGTGGCTATCAATCATCGAAAGAAAGATGACAGGTAAATGCACAAAAGAAGGCTATCACCTCGCATTTAAACACCTGTTTCTCGGTTATGAAGACGTGCCGGATATTGGTATTGAAATACCGGCGCAACTCAAATCAACAACGAAATTAAATAAAACAGAATTTTGTGAGTACATGACTCGAATTGATGCTTGGGCTGTTGATGCAGGCATCAGGCTGCCAAGGCCGGAAGATTCTGTTTATGACGAATATTTGAGGGGGCGAATTTGA
- the xthA gene encoding exodeoxyribonuclease III → MKIISFNVNGIRARIHQLKFIIKKYQPDIIGLQETKVANEDFPLDELGELGYHISYFGQKTHYGVAILSLVKPNNTQKGFINDDPNAQRRLIISDYHINGLPLKVINGYFPQGENRNHPVKFPEKLKFYANLQNYLNVHCLPSDNLVVIGDFNISATDQDIGIGDDNKKRWLRSGKCSFLPEERECFSRLENWGLFDCFRILNPTVDDCYTWFDYRSKGFDKEPKRGLRIDSVLATRSLLSLCKSVVVDYQARAMDKPSDHAPIIATF, encoded by the coding sequence ATGAAAATAATCTCATTTAATGTCAATGGTATTCGAGCACGCATACATCAACTGAAATTTATAATTAAAAAATACCAGCCAGATATAATTGGACTCCAGGAAACCAAAGTAGCTAATGAAGACTTCCCTCTGGATGAGTTAGGAGAGCTAGGCTATCACATTAGCTATTTTGGTCAAAAGACACACTATGGTGTTGCTATTTTAAGCCTTGTTAAGCCAAATAATACCCAAAAAGGCTTTATTAACGATGATCCCAATGCCCAAAGACGGTTAATTATCAGTGATTATCATATTAATGGACTTCCCTTGAAAGTAATTAATGGCTATTTCCCCCAAGGAGAGAACCGAAACCATCCGGTTAAATTTCCAGAAAAATTGAAGTTTTATGCCAATTTACAAAATTACTTGAACGTTCATTGTCTTCCTTCTGATAACCTGGTTGTCATTGGTGATTTCAATATTTCAGCCACTGATCAGGATATAGGAATTGGTGACGATAATAAAAAGCGGTGGCTAAGATCCGGAAAATGTAGCTTTCTACCTGAAGAGAGGGAATGTTTTTCCAGGCTGGAAAACTGGGGGCTGTTTGACTGTTTCCGAATACTGAACCCTACTGTAGATGACTGTTATACCTGGTTCGATTACCGTAGCAAGGGATTTGATAAGGAACCCAAGCGCGGACTCAGGATTGACTCTGTGTTAGCCACCAGGTCTCTACTCTCCTTGTGCAAATCGGTTGTCGTAGATTATCAGGCTAGAGCAATGGATAAACCCTCAGACCATGCTCCGATTATTGCTACGTTTTAA
- a CDS encoding glutaredoxin family protein, which produces MFEIEDISVKKLYFYTTAGCHLCEQAEEILRTLPKKLNVSWESVDISESDILISRYGTRIPVLHVVSTGMEKGWPFSKEEILNWLQSD; this is translated from the coding sequence ATGTTTGAAATTGAGGATATATCAGTGAAAAAGCTCTATTTTTACACCACAGCAGGATGTCATCTCTGTGAACAGGCGGAAGAAATTCTGAGGACCCTACCCAAAAAACTCAATGTGTCCTGGGAGTCCGTGGATATTAGTGAGAGTGATATCCTTATCTCTCGTTATGGTACCCGAATTCCTGTATTACACGTTGTAAGCACTGGTATGGAAAAGGGGTGGCCCTTTTCCAAAGAGGAGATATTAAATTGGCTGCAAAGCGATTAA
- a CDS encoding cation diffusion facilitator family transporter has protein sequence MNTLKPDTNKEKTNKKLLKIASMASVITASLLIFAKLMAWFMTGSLSLLATLIDSAMDIIASIITLIAIRIAITPADESHHFGHGKAEQLAALAQSAFISGSAVVVLLNALDRLSVEQSSLSNEPIGIAVMVFSIIATIILLSIQYYVISKTNSAAIKADALHYKVDLLANAAVIIALLGANAGFYQIDNALAIIISGYMLYSVKKLAWDAIQNLMDQSLPINEQTAIENIALSVEGVKGVHEIRTRVSGSKPFIQLHLDLDGRLPLQEAHDIGYSAKVAILDYLPEADIIIHLDPD, from the coding sequence ATGAATACCCTTAAACCTGACACAAATAAAGAAAAAACCAACAAAAAACTACTGAAAATTGCCTCTATGGCATCAGTCATCACTGCCAGTTTATTAATATTTGCTAAACTAATGGCTTGGTTTATGACCGGCTCATTAAGCTTGCTTGCAACACTTATCGACTCTGCAATGGATATCATTGCATCTATTATCACGCTGATAGCCATAAGAATTGCCATAACTCCCGCCGATGAAAGCCATCACTTTGGTCATGGCAAAGCAGAACAACTTGCTGCCTTGGCACAATCAGCCTTCATATCTGGATCAGCTGTTGTTGTATTACTTAATGCTTTGGATAGATTGTCAGTAGAGCAATCCTCTTTAAGTAATGAACCTATTGGTATAGCAGTAATGGTTTTTTCTATCATTGCTACCATTATCCTGTTGTCAATTCAATATTACGTCATTTCTAAAACAAATTCAGCGGCTATCAAAGCAGATGCTCTCCATTACAAAGTCGATCTTTTAGCCAATGCTGCGGTGATTATTGCACTGTTAGGTGCTAATGCAGGCTTCTATCAGATTGATAACGCACTGGCCATTATTATCTCTGGCTACATGCTATATAGCGTGAAAAAATTAGCTTGGGACGCTATACAAAACCTGATGGATCAATCACTGCCTATTAATGAACAAACAGCAATAGAAAATATTGCATTATCTGTTGAAGGAGTAAAAGGCGTTCATGAGATCAGAACCCGAGTATCCGGTTCAAAACCTTTTATTCAACTGCACCTGGATCTTGACGGAAGGCTCCCTTTACAAGAAGCCCATGATATCGGCTACAGTGCCAAAGTAGCCATTCTTGATTATTTACCCGAAGCAGATATCATCATTCACTTGGATCCAGATTAA
- a CDS encoding DUF6475 domain-containing protein, which translates to MNIKDPKEVTSFFNFVTGTAETYGKQLSEAAIKVYMMALKHYSLPDIQRAFNLHIQNPTNGQFMPKPADVIRMIEGDSGSRSAMAWTKADKALRVHGHYRDVCFDDPIIHKVIEDMGGWTYFCTRSNSDDYCYQQNEFERRYKGYTGRPMDDSYPRLLTGMATHHNSVKGHDWQDSPALIGDPDRAMLTFQGGYDQSKPRLDDKRANFAKLMAGMGTQGKPKQLNAPKSKPEPRPKPEPRPLTDDGLEEKKAIWLEKLKVLAGNNEAA; encoded by the coding sequence ATGAACATCAAAGACCCGAAGGAAGTCACCAGTTTTTTTAATTTTGTCACAGGGACAGCAGAAACCTACGGCAAGCAACTGTCAGAAGCAGCTATCAAGGTCTACATGATGGCGCTCAAGCATTACAGCCTGCCTGACATCCAGCGTGCCTTTAATCTGCACATTCAGAACCCGACCAACGGCCAGTTTATGCCGAAACCGGCAGACGTTATCCGTATGATCGAGGGTGATAGCGGCAGCCGATCAGCAATGGCATGGACTAAAGCAGACAAGGCTCTGAGGGTTCACGGGCATTATCGTGATGTTTGTTTTGATGACCCGATTATTCACAAAGTCATTGAGGATATGGGCGGCTGGACGTACTTCTGTACCCGGTCAAACAGTGACGACTACTGTTACCAGCAAAATGAGTTCGAGCGACGCTACAAGGGGTATACAGGCAGGCCGATGGATGATAGCTACCCAAGGCTGTTGACCGGAATGGCGACACACCATAACTCAGTAAAAGGGCATGATTGGCAGGATTCTCCGGCGCTGATAGGCGACCCGGATCGGGCAATGTTGACGTTTCAGGGCGGATACGATCAGAGCAAGCCCAGGCTTGACGATAAGAGAGCCAACTTTGCCAAGCTGATGGCAGGCATGGGGACACAGGGCAAGCCAAAGCAGCTTAACGCACCAAAATCAAAACCGGAGCCAAGACCGAAGCCAGAACCCAGGCCGTTAACCGACGACGGATTGGAGGAGAAAAAGGCAATCTGGTTAGAAAAACTTAAAGTGCTCGCTGGAAATAATGAGGCTGCATAA
- a CDS encoding phage antirepressor KilAC domain-containing protein, with the protein MGNLSLIHCSEKTEQTMSHIEIAGLAGKRPDSVKRTMDSLQDKGLILVTQSVEPYISGRGRSDNRTVYGVNKRDSYVVMAQVSPEFTARLVDRWQELEARSNKPEIPQTYAAALLEAGRLAQLAENQQKQLEAQAPKVEFVEKYTESKGSKGFRQVARLLGIKEPEFREFLQSHRIMYSLGGEWTAYKNHIDAGRFVVRTGVSETNGHAFTQCRFTAKGIEYVAGLIGREKALALPA; encoded by the coding sequence ATGGGTAATTTGTCGTTGATTCACTGCTCTGAAAAGACAGAGCAAACAATGTCTCATATCGAGATCGCAGGACTGGCAGGTAAGCGGCCTGACAGCGTAAAGAGAACAATGGATAGCTTGCAAGACAAGGGGTTGATATTGGTTACACAATCTGTGGAGCCATACATTTCAGGCAGGGGTCGGTCAGATAATCGTACGGTCTATGGCGTAAATAAGCGAGACAGCTACGTGGTTATGGCTCAAGTATCTCCTGAGTTTACAGCCAGACTTGTTGATCGCTGGCAGGAGCTTGAAGCCAGAAGCAATAAGCCAGAAATACCGCAGACTTATGCGGCCGCATTGTTAGAGGCTGGCAGGCTGGCTCAGTTGGCAGAAAACCAGCAGAAGCAGCTTGAGGCACAGGCGCCCAAGGTTGAGTTTGTTGAAAAATACACAGAATCCAAAGGCTCTAAAGGCTTTCGGCAAGTAGCAAGGCTTTTGGGCATCAAGGAGCCTGAGTTCAGGGAGTTTTTGCAGTCTCACCGGATTATGTACTCCCTTGGCGGGGAGTGGACTGCATACAAAAATCATATTGATGCAGGGCGTTTTGTTGTTCGGACTGGGGTTAGTGAGACTAACGGGCATGCATTTACTCAGTGCAGGTTTACGGCAAAAGGCATTGAGTATGTTGCTGGACTGATCGGCAGAGAAAAAGCCTTAGCTTTACCTGCATAA
- a CDS encoding TatD family hydrolase, giving the protein MSNHLVDIGVNLTDKSFDSDRDQVIERARQAGIKNLIITGTSIEESENAATIAVKHHGCFSTAGIHPHHAKEAGSQSYHNLHNLLTRPKVVAVGETGLDFNRDFSPRPVQEAVFEKHIELALNLGKPLFCHERDASQRFIDIIKPYRDDLADVVIHCFTADRTALYQYLDLDFHIGITGWICDERRGTHLHDLISDIPPNRLMVETDAPYLLPRTLSPKPKNRRNEPCFLPEVVSVIAEHTKRTFRQVAEQTTATAMNFFNLDPSE; this is encoded by the coding sequence ATGAGTAACCATCTTGTAGATATCGGAGTTAACCTGACCGATAAGTCTTTTGATTCCGACAGAGATCAGGTCATTGAACGAGCCAGACAGGCAGGGATTAAAAACCTGATCATTACTGGCACATCCATAGAAGAGTCAGAAAATGCTGCTACTATCGCAGTAAAGCACCATGGCTGTTTTTCCACTGCCGGCATTCATCCTCATCATGCGAAGGAGGCGGGCTCACAGTCTTACCATAACCTACATAACTTACTGACCAGGCCTAAGGTGGTAGCTGTTGGGGAAACAGGTCTGGATTTCAATAGAGATTTTTCTCCAAGACCTGTCCAGGAAGCTGTTTTTGAGAAACATATTGAGTTGGCCTTAAATCTAGGCAAACCTCTTTTTTGTCACGAGCGGGACGCATCGCAACGATTTATCGATATTATAAAACCTTACCGGGATGACTTGGCTGATGTGGTTATTCACTGTTTTACTGCAGACCGTACTGCACTGTATCAATATCTTGATCTTGACTTTCATATAGGAATTACAGGCTGGATATGCGATGAACGAAGAGGAACGCATCTCCATGATTTAATATCTGATATTCCCCCTAATCGACTAATGGTTGAAACAGATGCCCCTTATTTATTACCCAGAACATTGTCTCCAAAGCCAAAAAACAGAAGGAATGAACCCTGTTTTTTACCCGAAGTGGTATCTGTTATAGCGGAACATACAAAAAGAACATTCCGCCAGGTTGCTGAACAAACAACAGCCACTGCAATGAATTTTTTTAATCTGGATCCAAGTGAATGA